The sequence TGCTGGATCTGCAGGAAGTCCTGCAGATGGCCAAGCAGGCCGGCCACGGATTCACGGGGCGACTGCACGGCGAACAGCAGGCCGCGCCGAGCACCCACCTGGCGAAAGCCGCAGGCCAGGGCGTAGCCCAATTGCAGCTCCCCACGCAGACGCAGGTGGAAGGCCGGCTCCAGCCACGCGGCCAGCAGCCGCATGGCGGCCTCGGTGTCGGCGCTGATGGCATCCAGCGGATAAAACAGCAGCAGCGCCGCCTCGCCCTCTACAGGCAGATGCCGCCAGCTACGCCCGCCCTGCCCAGCCGGCGCCCGACTGGCCGCCGGCAGGCCCGGTAGTTCGAGATCCAGCCCCACATCGCCGACGCCCAGGCCGTGCCAGCGCGATTGCCACCAGAAGCGCGCCAGGGCTTCCGGGTCCAGCACCGCCGGCGCCTGGGGATCGCCCCCCCATGAGTCGGGCAGGCGCGCCAGCAGTTGGCGGATGGGCAGCTCGCCCGCTTCGCGCAACAGTGCGTCCTGTCTCAGCCGTGGCCCCTGGGCCAGCGCCCGGAGCGGCGGCGTCTGAAGAATGGGCAGCAGATCGGCAAAGACCTGACGCAGCGCCCCGCTCGGTCCCAGCAGTTCCAGCGCCAGGGAGCCCTGCTGCGCCTCGATCCTGCCCGCCACTCCGGCCTGGGCCGCAGCTCCCAGCGTGGGGCGCAACGCCCGCTGCAGACCGTCGGCCAGCCCAAGGGGCAACCCATTGGCTCCGGGGCTCCAGTGCAGGAACAGCGCGCCCTGTTGCGGCGCATCCGCCAACCCCGGCCGCAGCGGCACCAGAGAGGCCTGGGGTGCGGGCACAGGCAAAGGATCCAGGTAACGATTGGCCGGCGGCAACCGCCAGCTCGCAACGGACGTGGCAACCGGGGAATCCTTCAGGACCGCCAGATGCAGGGGAAAGCCCGCTGACTCCAGGTTGGCGGCGCCGTCGGCCGGGCCGGTTTCCAGGCGAATCAACCGTTCGGGACGCAATTGTTCCAACAGCGCCAGCAGATCGTCGGGAGTCGACAGGCCCGGCGCTTGTGCGAGCTCCAGGGGTTCCAGCGCGGCGAACTGGCGCTGCAGCAACGCCAATCGCCCATCCCAGGCATCCTGCCAGGGCGCACCGCGCCGCATGAACGCCAGCCAGGCCAGCACCTCCGTCTCCAGCTGCGCGCCATCCGCTCCGGCCACCCGTTCACAGTCCACCACTACCAGGGCCTGACCCGCATGGGCGTAGTTCAGGCGCAGCCGCAGTCCATCACTGAGGTCGAGGTAACCCAGGCGCGACTGCAGGCCGCCGGGCGCCGGGTCGGCCATCAGGCTGTCGAGCAAATGCACCGCCGCCTCCAGCCCCTCGCCCTGCCCATCGAGGACGAAGGCCAACTGGACCCTTGCGGCGCCTGCCGGCAGGCCCAGCCGCAACCGCCTCGCCCGCAGAGGCAACATGGCCGGTGGTGGCGTTTGGGTCCGCCGTGGGCCTGCCACGCCCGCTTCGCCGAAGCGCCGCGCCATTTCCAGCAGGGCCTGTTCGGACTGCGGCGCCACCAGGGTCAGACACATCCGGCCCGGCTGGTAGTGCTCGCGGTGAAAGCGCCGCAACGCCGGCTCCAGCGCCGACGATTCCAGCGCCAGGCTGGCGGCATTGCCGGCATGGAAGTCCGCCAGTGGGTGCCCCGGCGCCAGGGCCCAGGCCAGGGCGGCTTCGCAGAGGGTCTGTGGGTCCCGAGCACGGGCGCTGTATTCGGCTTGCAGCACCTCACGCTCGCGCCACAAGGCGGCTGTTTCCAGCAAGGGGTTGGCGAGCATGTCCATGAGCCGCGCCAGGGCCGCCGCCAGTTCGGGGGCCGGGACTTCGCAGAAGAACCGCGTGCTGCGGGCCCGCGTACTGGCATTGACCCGGCCGCCCAGGCGCTGGACGAAGGGGATCAGGCCCTGCTCGGGGGAGAAGTCACGGCTGCCAAGGAAAACCAGGTGCTCGAGGAAGTGCGCGAGTCCCGGAAAATCGACCGGTTCGTCGTGGCTGCCGCCAGCCACCTCCACCAAGGCTGCCCCCAGGTTCGAGTTCGGGCGGCACAGCAAGCGCAGCCGCAGGCCGTTGGCCAGCTGCAGGTCCGGCGACTGCGGCTCGGGTAGCGCGATGGGGCTGGACATGGCGGTCGGACACAAGGGAAGTCACGGGTAGCTTCAGGCTCGACCAAAGCACAGGCAATGCTTCTTTGGGCTTAATCCATAGGTACCTGGGTGCTGTTCTTCGGCAGCATGGCTAATTTCCTACAAGCCAATCAGAGATTTGCCAGCACCAGGCATGGGCGTGACTCCATCGTGGCCGAAGGCATCTCAACCCGATAATGGCTCAATGCCACATGGACTGATGGCCCAACCGGAGCACTCATGGATCAGCCCCCACAACAACAAATGCCGCAAAGCGAAATCGCCCTGCTGGCCAATATCCTGGCCCTCACTACCCGCAACATGACGACCATCACCACCCTGCTGGCGCAGGTCACCGCCAACCTGGCCACCACCACCGACAGCAAGCTGCAGACCGCCTCGGCCGGCCTGCTGGACCGGGTGACGGACCTCAGCCACGACCTCGAACTGCAGTGGGATCTGATCCAGTCCCTGGACCGATTCTGCCCCCTGCTCGCCCGCACACCACCGGCCAGGACTTCCCTGGTCACCGAGATAAACATCAGCCAGTTGCCACAAAGCCACTGAAATGGCTTGATCTTTGCCAGGCGATCCATTAGGGTCGCCTCCGTTAGTACCAAGTTGTAAGTCAATCCGGCCCTCCGATCCCTCGCTCATTCGACTCCGAACGAGCCACGCCAAAGGGACATGGCCACCCCCGCCGCCTAGAAGACAGCAGCTCCCGCCCCTGAAGAGCGATGCAGCAAAGCTGTCATGAACGCACGGTAGATTGACCAGGACTGCCAGCCAGGCCCAGACCCTTGCCCGGCGCAGCACCTGGCATCCCATGTACCAGCTGCCAGAGCTTGATCCCGATTGGGGAACTTCATGCCGGCACCCTAGCTCCGATAAGGATCATCCGACCAGAGCCCATTGCTCGGCGGATTCGGAGCCATTGTCTGGCGGTCCATGACCGCAAAACGAAGGAAGCAATACGATGACCATCCATCATCAAGCCCAAGCTGCAATCAGCACCCTGACCCGCGCATTTGCGCCGTTCACCTGCCATATCACCGCCGCTCGCAACGGCAACTTCAGCTTCACCATCGTCAACGAATTTGGTGTAGCCCGTCACAGCGAGCGCTTGTACCCGGAACACTATGGCGACGCCGATCATCTGAAGAATGTGATCGACCGGGCACAAAAAGCCCTGACCTGCTGATGCGGTCGCAAACGAAGAGCCCCGCCAATGCGGGGCTTTTTCATGGACGACGGAAAACGCGCCTGGCCGATTTGGCCCCATTCCCCCTCCTTGGCACTCGCCCTGGCGCAGCAGGCCCGACTGCATCAGCGACGGACTGTTACCCAAAGACGACAGACCGGGCATAATTCGCCCCTTCACATCGCCAGCCCAGCGTTTCCATGCGAATTCACGTCACCTTCATCGACCGCGTCGGCATCACCCAGGAGGTCCTGGCCCTGCTCGGCGGCCGCAACCTCAACCTGGACGCGGTGGAAATGGTGCCGCCCAACGTCTACATCGACGCGCCCACCCTCAGCCCGGACGTGCTCGATGAACTGCGCGAAGCCTTGCACGCCGTGCATGGCGTGCAGGAAGTGACGGTGGTCGACATCCTTCCCGGCCAGCGTCGGCGCCTGCAGCTGGACGCGCTGCTGGCCGCCATGAGCGATCCGGTGCTGGCGGTGGATGGCGAGGGCCGCATCCTGCTGGCCAACCCGGCGCTGATCGCCCTCTACGGCGCCGAGCCCGAAGGCCGCCCCTTGGCCCAGCTGTTCGGCGACGACAGCCTGCACAAGGCGCTGCTGGCACAAGGCTTCCGCCTTCCCCTGCGGGAAATCACCCTCAAGGGCCAGGCCCTGCTGCTGGACGCCGCGCCCATCACCGAGGGCGACCACCTGACCGGCGCCTTGCTGACCCTTTACCCGCCCAACCGTATCGGCGAACGCCTCTCGGCCATGCACCACGACCATGCCGCCGAAGGCTTCGACGCCTTGCTGGGCGACTCGGCGGCCATGGCGACCCTCAAGGGCCGCGCCCAACGCGTGGCATCCCTGGATGCGCCGCTGCTGATCCGTGGCGAGACCGGCACCGGCAAGGAACTGGTGGCCCGTGCCTGCCATGCCGCAAGCACCCGCCGCAACCAGCCGTTCCTGGCCCTGAACTGCGCGGCGCTGCCGGAAAACCTCGCCGAGAGCGAACTGTTCGGCTACGCCCCCGGCGCCTTTACCGGCGCCCAGCGCGGCGGCAAGCCGGGCCTGCTGGAGCTGGCCCACCAGGGCACGGTGTTCCTCGACGAGATTGGCGAGATGTCGCCCTACCTGCAGGCCAAGCTGCTGCGTTTCCTCAGCGACGGCAGCTTCCGCCGGGTGGGCGGCGACCGCGAGATCAAGGTGGACGTGCGCATCCTCAGCGCCACCCACCGCAACCTGGACAAGATGGTCAGCGAAGGCACCTTCCGCGAAGACCTCTTCTACCGCCTCAACGTGCTCAACCTTGAAGTGCCGCCCCTGCGCGAGCGCGGCCAGGACATCCTGCTGCTGGCCCGCTTCTTCATGCAGCAAGCCTGCACCCAGATCCAGCGCCCCGCCTGCCG is a genomic window of Pseudomonas resinovorans NBRC 106553 containing:
- the pqqF gene encoding pyrroloquinoline quinone biosynthesis protein PqqF translates to MSSPIALPEPQSPDLQLANGLRLRLLCRPNSNLGAALVEVAGGSHDEPVDFPGLAHFLEHLVFLGSRDFSPEQGLIPFVQRLGGRVNASTRARSTRFFCEVPAPELAAALARLMDMLANPLLETAALWREREVLQAEYSARARDPQTLCEAALAWALAPGHPLADFHAGNAASLALESSALEPALRRFHREHYQPGRMCLTLVAPQSEQALLEMARRFGEAGVAGPRRTQTPPPAMLPLRARRLRLGLPAGAARVQLAFVLDGQGEGLEAAVHLLDSLMADPAPGGLQSRLGYLDLSDGLRLRLNYAHAGQALVVVDCERVAGADGAQLETEVLAWLAFMRRGAPWQDAWDGRLALLQRQFAALEPLELAQAPGLSTPDDLLALLEQLRPERLIRLETGPADGAANLESAGFPLHLAVLKDSPVATSVASWRLPPANRYLDPLPVPAPQASLVPLRPGLADAPQQGALFLHWSPGANGLPLGLADGLQRALRPTLGAAAQAGVAGRIEAQQGSLALELLGPSGALRQVFADLLPILQTPPLRALAQGPRLRQDALLREAGELPIRQLLARLPDSWGGDPQAPAVLDPEALARFWWQSRWHGLGVGDVGLDLELPGLPAASRAPAGQGGRSWRHLPVEGEAALLLFYPLDAISADTEAAMRLLAAWLEPAFHLRLRGELQLGYALACGFRQVGARRGLLFAVQSPRESVAGLLGHLQDFLQIQQRRLMGQAPQQALVRSLDAQLARQGASFATYARQCWFDRQAGLPADYQGQLRQALAGASPEALRQLLGQLIGGASCLALATACAPTPDWQTHA
- a CDS encoding sigma-54-dependent transcriptional regulator, with protein sequence MRIHVTFIDRVGITQEVLALLGGRNLNLDAVEMVPPNVYIDAPTLSPDVLDELREALHAVHGVQEVTVVDILPGQRRRLQLDALLAAMSDPVLAVDGEGRILLANPALIALYGAEPEGRPLAQLFGDDSLHKALLAQGFRLPLREITLKGQALLLDAAPITEGDHLTGALLTLYPPNRIGERLSAMHHDHAAEGFDALLGDSAAMATLKGRAQRVASLDAPLLIRGETGTGKELVARACHAASTRRNQPFLALNCAALPENLAESELFGYAPGAFTGAQRGGKPGLLELAHQGTVFLDEIGEMSPYLQAKLLRFLSDGSFRRVGGDREIKVDVRILSATHRNLDKMVSEGTFREDLFYRLNVLNLEVPPLRERGQDILLLARFFMQQACTQIQRPACRLAPGTFQALLGNRWPGNVRQLQNVIFRAAAICESSLVEIGDLDIAGTAVARESDGEVNSLEEAVENFERALLEKLFATYPSTRQLAARLQTSHTAIAHRLRKYGIPGKS